The genomic segment CTACACATCACATGGAGACCCTCCGTGCCATGTCTGACTACCACAGGGATATGTCCTGTTTCCAGGGGGAGGCTTCTTGGGGGCTCACATTCCCCAAACAGACTTTCGGGAGGCAGAGGAATTCTGAGGCAAGGAACTGACGACCCACTGAGATCTGCAGGGCGGGGGTTTGCGAAAGAGGAAGGAACCGTCCAACATACCTGCGAGTCCTCTGACCCGTCATCTACATCCGCCGAGGTCCACTCCTGGGCCAGCCCGGTCTCTTGAGAGGACAGAcctgagggaaggagaaaggagccAGGAGTGAGTGACCAGACTGGCTGGGGTGGGCTCTGTTTGCTCGCCCCACCTGGCGTCCTGTCCCTTTTCTCCTGACTTCCCACGGCACGTGGCGCATGCGCACACATTCTGGCCCACGTGGTTCAggtagggcagagagaacaggagaccTGAATTCCGGTCCTGTTTCTGTAATTACCTGGAAGATTTCAAGCGGGTCACCTGATGTGATCTGCCACCAGAACTTCTGTTCCTGCACCTGTCAAATGGGTAAAACGGTCCCTTCTCTCCAGGCCTCCCGCAAAACCCAGTGAGGTTTAATCCACGGAATGAAACCAGGATGAAGCAGGCTTCCCCAGCTTCCAGCCCCTGGTGGAGCAAACTCCCCACATGAGGACATCAACGTCCTTCTCACTCCTTAGCTGGTGAGAACTGGGGGTCAGGCCAAAGATCGACATTTTCCAGTGTTCCTGCACCCAGGCCCTGCTAGGAgctcccaaccccctccccactaCCAGGACGGACACCCATAGCATCCACGCCTCTGCCGGGCGGCTGTTCCTCCCCTCTGGGAGAAGGGAGGACCCTGCCCCAGTAGAAGGTCCAGTCCCCGTTCTGCTGCGGGGCTGCCTTTCGGGGGTCCGTGTCTCAGCAAATGGCACCACCCCTTGTCCGACAGTTTGAGCCCAAACCCCAGGCATTATCCTTGGTGTCTCTCTAGTCCACCCCTCCTCACCTCTATCAGCAAGAACTCACGTTCTCCCTCTGGTCACCATAACCTCCTGGAACACAGCAAGCTTGTCGCCACGGAGGGTCATTGCATGTGTGGCCCTGGCTTCTTATTTCAAAACTTGTTTGTTGTCGGTTTCTCCACTAAAATCTGAGCTCTACTGTGGCCATCTTGTTTGCCGCTAgatcctggcacacagtgggcatgCTTGTGGTAGATTTTCGTCCCCAAGGGCCTTCAACTTGTTCATTGATCCCCGCATCCACGCCCCTGGGCGGTCCCCTCCCTCAGTGATGCTGAACTTGACCAAGTAGCTTATTTTGAGCAACGGCCCCTAAGCAAGTGGGTTGCCAGCACAGCTTAAAAAACTGCTTGTGAATGGAGGCCCTTCCTCTCTCGCCCGCAATCAAGAGAAAACTCTCCTGAGACTGACCCCGAGCTGGCCCGGGCGACTCTCGTGAGAACCAGCCCGGGCTGGCCTGCAGGAAACAAGCGGCCTAAAGTCAGCACCGTCAAGCCAGCCAGACGCCCGGGGTCGACCAGCTGCCTCGCCAGCTCGCTGTGGCCACAGGTGCAGATGCAGGCTGGAGAAGCCAGCCAGCGGTCCCCTGAGCCCACATCATCCTGCTGACCTGCAGAAGCGTGAGCGGAGAAATGACTGTTGccttaagccactgagttttggggcGACTCGCTCCACAGCAAAAGCTGACGGACCCAAGGtccataaacatttgttgaatgaatgttaaGGAATGTTGGgtcttccccaccccaccgccaACCTCCCATGGGACCCCCGCCCCTCACCTTTCTCGTCACCATCACAGCCGGTGGCCCCGACCTCCACAGCCACCCAGTCTTTGGTGGGGGTGGCACGTTTCTCCCAGGCCCTGCTCTCCCGAGGCAGCAGCGTCTTGGCCCTCTCGGGCTCCAGCAGCCCCCGAATCTGCTCAGGCCTGAGGCTCTGCATCTTCCCGGGAGGCGGGGCGAGTTCGTCTTTCTCCTCTGGTTCCCGTTGGGTTCCTGGGCACAGGACTCAGAACCTGAGGACCGACAAACATTTagtcattcagcaaacacttagAGTGtcacctgtgtgccaggcactatttctAGGTGCCAGAGACAGTGCAGTGATGGAAGCAAAGCCCACTGCTCTTGTGGGGCTCACAttccagcaggggtgggggtggagagagccAGACAGCGCACCACACGATGGTACGTGCTCCAGAGACCAATGAAGCAAGAAAGGGAATAGCAGTTTCAAGGTGGGGGGCAGAGCGTGGTGCCTAAGTGGCCCAgggggttaagcctctgacccttgatttcagctcaggtcatgatctcaaagttcctgagatcgagccccatgtagggctctgcgctgacatctcagagccagcttgggattgtctctctccctctgtcccttccctgtgcatgtgtgctctctctctctctctctctcaaaataaataaacatttaaaaataaaatactacaggggcgcctgggtggcgcagtcggttaagcgtccgacttcagccaggtcacgatctcgcggtccgtgagttggagccccgcgtcgggctctgggctgatggctcagagcctggagcctgtttccgattctgtgtctccctctctttctgcccctcccccgttcatgctctgtctctctctgtcccaaaaataaataaacgttgaaaaaaaaaatactccttaa from the Prionailurus viverrinus isolate Anna chromosome E2, UM_Priviv_1.0, whole genome shotgun sequence genome contains:
- the SMIM17 gene encoding small integral membrane protein 17, producing the protein MQSLRPEQIRGLLEPERAKTLLPRESRAWEKRATPTKDWVAVEVGATGCDGDEKGLSSQETGLAQEWTSADVDDGSEDSQGFVEWSKAPQQTTIVLVVCVLFLFLVLTGMPMMFHI